Genomic window (Tribolium castaneum strain GA2 chromosome 2, icTriCast1.1, whole genome shotgun sequence):
AGAATGAAATTGAATTCACTACACATATTAAAAGGCGTAACTCCTTGATACAAAAGGGTTACAAAGGTGGATTGGAAAGTTTCCACTTCAAtgttattaatgaattaaatgtgtttgaaatttagtcaaaattcTACGGCACGCCACTGAGATAAAATTGTGGAAACAAACAAGGTGagtttcgacaaaaaaatctttacaaaAAAGACGATTTGTCATTGTCTACGATTTGTCTACCCTTTTTTATCGCCGCTTACTAATTGATAAGGCCAGTATGTTAGTGTGCCTTTGCGGGGTTGTGTCTGAACTTGGTACCGTGCCTTGTGTCGTAAAAATcttccaataaaaataatgcgaACATTGTTACCCCAAGACTAGTACGAGTGCTTGGTGCAAAAATGTGGTCAAACAGCAAATTTCCTGAATTGCGCAATAGTCACGACACcttttttaatgtaaggtaAGTGTCGTTATTTGTTCGTACCTCTGGGCTGATAGTTTCCCACGTGTCATAGGCGTTGTAATTGGGACACCTGAAGGGGATTTTGCCCCAATTGCAAAGAACACTAGCATTCGAAAAATTAGGAAACACATGCTGTTACTGTGCTCACGATTAAATGAGCCGTCTAAATGCAAAACTCACTCTTTGCCAAAAACTCGAAAAATACCTTTGCGCGCTGTCatatttagtatttaaaaaaatatttcacactcaattatttttttttaagaattcactctttaatacagaaaaactatacaaaagtttcaAGTTTGGCACAAAACTCACTGTTCGGTTTGACACTTCGGGTGCAAAATTAACTCTTTGCTTTTGGAACCAATTTTCTTACAGTTGTTACTGagttgataatttaaaaaggaaTTTTGTTTCAACATAATTGTGCTACTTTAACTTGCAgctaattaatgatttttttgattgtttttatttatttcgatttGTTGTAACTAAGTAAGGATTTAGATTATGACAAAGATTTACTTAAAACAGATGCAAAACTCACCCAACGGGCGAGATAATAAGCAAAACTTGTACAGGTTATGCGATTCAATTTTTACACTAACAATAAACTCACTTAAAGAAAATTGTCCTTCAAATGTTATTACAACTTTACAAAAGTTTCTcgcaaatatttcaaaactaaCTGATAGTCAAAGAGTGAGTTTTGCATTTAGACGGCTCATACGAGTATATAGGTTTACGCAGGGGTGCGTAAtccgtttgtaacttttttattatttgaaatattgccatgccgttttTTTCACtgtccgatagatcgacttaaagtccacaaactaaaaatatttagggtGCTAAActgaagttatattttttaaatggaacaccttatatatttttgcataattcgattctacacaaaaataatgtgactttatatatattattatgggtctatctcttttcgtttcgggattattcaatttttcgttataaaaaaagaccaatttttgcaaaattactgCGAAGTCgccgaaaaatttgcaatagaaaaacttaaaatattctgtagttttagcaatagCCGACTTTTAATTGAAACACGCAGATAATGTACAAGGTCtgtcaaaacgcaaaaagttgaataactcatttttttcaaatggaacaccatgtatttctttacacgtatcgatagcatttttattttagtattttgTTTCGCCTCCTAGTAGTTCTACGTAgttataacttatttttttggtaaaattttggaACCCTGTGGAAACACCCTACACCTACTAAACCCAATACTTTGACAATCTTGAGCTGAAAAGTCTGGAGTTTTTCGACTTTGTACTTTCCGAGCTCCCGCAACTCATATGAATGCCGCTATCAATCGACGGCCtctttatcaatttttgtccgTTGCTTCCTCTCGTACTCGCCGAAGAATCTGATAACAGCGGACTCGGCTTGCTTCCGATGATATTATCCGAGTCGAGATCGATATTCAACATTTTGTACTTTTGAGATTCGCTCCTTGTGACGGCGCCCGGTCTTAGAAAAACCCCATCGTGCGATTTGCTCGAATTGAGCGACGCCACCGAACTCGCCGGCGAAATAACCGTCGGCGATTCCGTCGAAAAACTATTATGCAACATCATGTTTGCTTTATCACGTCTCAATTCCAACTTCTCCAATTCTTTGACTAATTCGTTATGATTGTTGCTTTTGGCGCACTCGAGGGCCGTTTGATTGGACGTATTCTTCATGTTGAGGGCCGTGTGGTTCCACTTGTAGAGCATTATGGCCGTTTCGGTGTGGCCGCGAGCGCAGGCCCACATCTACGGCATTTCTTTGTCATTTCGCGCCCTAGAGTGATAAAAACGACTTACCAAAGGGGTGTAACCGTCCTCGTCTTGGCTCAAAGCGTCGACTTCGGTCTCGAGCAGTAACGAGGAGTTTTCCGCCCGCCAGTGGAGCAGAGCGCACACCAAGCGCGAGTAACCCAAAGATGCCGCTAGATGTAGTAAGGTCATGCCTCGATGGCTGGCGAACCACGAAACGCTCAATTCTTCGCCTTGGCTCCATATTCGCGATGTCATATTTTGGCAAAAACCGACAAGGCGGTCCTCGAAGTTGGCTTGACAGAAGAGAGCCGTGTCTTCGacctagaattataaaaacgaacgccgcttaataaataaatgaagcgGAATGCATTTAAGAAGTGTCGTTTTGTTTCTTTCAAAGTTGGACTGGCACGAAGCCACCGAACTGTTTATGAAAATTCActaaatcttttgttttgtgtaaaTTCGAGTAAATTAAGAGAGTGTAGTCAGGCTTCCTCTTTCGCCAAACATGAGGAAGGAATCCGGTTACAATAACGGTGAGAAATGTGGTCCTTGAAAGTAAACTTACGGCTAAtttataaatgaattttaataagcTTAACAATTAATGTTACCTACAAGTTGCAATAATGTCAAAGTTATACagcacatatttttttataatttttgcttactGTACTTATCCTGCTTCCGGAAATAAACAGGTAATTTACAGAATTTTCTCATGTGTGCCGAATAATTTTAAGGCTATTCAAACTCCTGATCtgcttaatttgaatttttttaaattcaaatttgacataaGAATTTGTTTCCATTCATTATGTTTCTGATTTTCATCTCTTACATTtgctttattaatttattaacaaactacaaataattaacaaataccaagcgatttttcaaaattttgatctagttatccatgataATTACACCGGCAGTGAAACGTATTGAGTAAATAAGTTCAGCATCGCTTTATCTGTCAATATGTCCAAAATGTTCaccaaagtaaataaaaaaattatgttggaATCTTATTTCCGTAACGGACACTGAGTTAAagtaactgtcatggataactagattaaaattttagaaaatcgcaCGGTGTAAGTAATAATGGAGATGAATTTTgatgtttcaaaattacaataaaaacttttaacttCAATCATATTAACAAAGCAAATTAAAACAGTACTCAACAAATTACCGGTAATTTGtgttgtttattgttttttaaacaatattttttttatttgatgtcTATGAACAAATCATAGCAAGACAGGTatgtattttttcatattacgacaaatttaacagaaaattccAAAGAAACGTCGAACAATAATTCATAGATTACAACACGAGAGTGAacataaattagaaaattattttatttactaatgTAACATGCcaattcaaaaaaacttttacaaaaaatattaaactacaATCACTTCTTAAGGCCTTAATAAtacgtttttttgtttttataaaatattttggcagcacaatagtatattaaaaaaacaagtttcataaGACCAGCCTTGAAGAacgaattcaatttaaaaaatgagtgGCGTCAGCGTTTTTGTAATTAGCCTTTTTTGCCGTTTTAAAcagaaattgttatttttatcgattgagaaatttttgtgACAGTTGCCGATGTCTCAAGATTGaaaattttcttgatttttgcaaaaaataaagctttttaaaaagtgtaaaaatagTGAACCAATCATCACATCTTAGGGTTTAATGAATTATTATcttgttttctcaaaatatcttCACAACAACATTATTTTCTCAAGTGTCACTTGCCATTAGGTGTTTTTACAGGAAAAAGAGCCTGTAACTGTAAAAATGATCTTCTTgtgattttacaaattttattgctttCTCAAAATCTCTTGAATAGAGTCATCCCGTGAGacatctttttatttttgcaaaagtaatgtaataaaataaaaagtatttttgcaaaagtaatgaaaataaaacgtAGTACAGAAAAAACTACAGAAAAGTTGCGttagatataaaataaatgaatcgTAATAAATGACATgtgcattattaaaaaaataattcttacGCAATCGGAGCCATCGGTCGGTTCTTGTTTAATCTGCAGCCTGTCATCCATCGCTTCTAACCTTTGTAAAAGCGTAAATTTGAGTAAATTATCATTGGATCTTTCGATTTTCGGTTCCGGAGCAGCAACCTGCTCTTCCCTGGGTGGTAGCTTGTATTCGAATATCACAGAATTGGAAATCACATAACCATCACACGCTACTTGCAATGTCGCCAATCCGGCCTCGTGAGCTACAAccacattaaaaaaagaatactAATAAATTACATAGGTAAATAATAGTCATTATTTTCTGCTAAGTATAATAATCTACTCGTAAATGGTTGGTAGAAAgcttagtattaaaaaaaagtacacaCTGTTCCAAGATATTAACGCACCAAactgaaacttttaaaaatacttactATTTAGCTTAATATGCTCTCTTATATAATAGTGTTTTATCATATAATCTCGTCAAAATGTCACTActtaatcgaaaattttgtgttCCATTACCTTCTGCAGTAAGAAGacggaaaaaaatattgattgcattaaaaacgtcttttaataacagttttttaaggGAGCTCAGTGGTCAAGTTTATCTTTAAACCATATGCCACGACAAACAAAACGTCTGAAAAGGAATAAATGTATTTAAGaggtaaaagaaaaagaatggTGTTATCGAAGTACAATTAAGAGATTTGGTGTCTCGTTCAAGAATTCATTTCAAGAATGATGTAAAGATAAAGAGATAGATACAGGTTACCTTATTTGAAGACGTGGTCATAGCAGAAATCGAGCAACAACTCCTGTCTAAGATCGTTTTCTAACATTTTCAGCGTTACGTAAATGAAATGTAATGGCAAAAAATCAAGACTCGATATAAGTACTGCAACCATTGGCCAAAGATTGAGAAAAGAGGATTTGAAGCTCCgcattaggtccaatattaactatgaaaattttgCGAGGGAtgtctcaaaacaaaagagtCAATACATTTCCTTAAATACTGCGTAATTTGGAGGAGGCGCGATAAAAGTCTAGAAAGGAATCTCTTTAATTATGCAGAGGAAGCTTGTTGTAAACAATGGGAATCTTGCTGCAGAAAGATACGTTACAGAGATTCTGGAAGGCCATGTAGTACCGCTTGCGTCATTTATATTATCGtcatttatattatataaCAAATCATCTCTGCTTATGCTACATAACGCCAGACTACACACTGCTGGCATTGTGCGGACTTATCTTGAGGGGGTTGAAATTGCCACTATGGCGTAGCCAGCACACAGTGTAGATTTGAACTCTTTAATTGGGCACATATGGAACATACTAATTATAAGGATGAGAATCTTTCCAAATCAACCAAATAACTTGAAAGACGAAAGCATTGGTTCAAAGCTGCGAAGAACTAGACCAGAATGAAATTAGGTCGCAAGTTTTACTGAAGGCACTAAGTGAAAATACCCCTTATTAGTAAGTTCTTGACAGATGttcaaatttcttttttttgtgtaggcTTTTTTCTGCTCAATTTTGTTTGTAAGGGAGATAGATCTACTCTAAAATTATTATGCTTAAGAGTTAAGTATTAACTCCCGAACCATTAGAGAactttataaaacttaatatttttggaaaactgtTTTCAATATCtacctttttcaaaaaaggttATTGCTCTCCGGCTAGTAGTTTCCTCGCAAATTGCTcatgaatacaaaaaaaggtaaaattagaaaaaaattataatcaaaaaacTATTGACAATTTGGCAATTTCCTTAAAGCTAATCGATTTTTCGGATTACCTTACATaagataaaatcaaaatagtttcactttttcgaatagttttgccgtaactggggaaataaataaaaaaattcttattattttctgccaaaaattcaaaattaaaaaaaaaacagttttattgtATAGATTTTAATCTGCTATTATGaaggaacaaaccgttttgttgtaacagttatagtttcgCTGTAATTGTATCTTATAAATTGTATTTATCATGCAATAACTCCACAATTCTTAGAGATAATCCCATAAGgctttggaaagctcttttgattatctatttttctctaaaaaaggtcattgttctccgactaatagttttctcgCAAATCGCtcataatgcaaaaataagtaaaattaaaaaacaattataactaaaaaactgttgggaAAAGATTGGGAATCATTTTGCGGATCATTTCACATAAGATAGTaacaaaatattacaaaacagtAATTGAATGGTgcgttaattttaattattatttttgcctggtctttactattttttaccgagaatttggtatttttacttagcaataattattattttcacctAGAGATTATTATTTTACCTAGCGTTTATACCATGAGATCGAAATTGTTCTGAATTAGAGCAATCTGTGCCTGTGGAACCTTTAGCCACAATTTCGCCGTTTATTTATGGCTGCACTTTTGAGATAATACTGTCTTATGGTGGTTTTACACAGCATAAGATGTAGGTAAAGTTACTGTCTTCCAATCGAAATAGTGAAGATTGACTAAAATCATATATAACACAACAATGCAGCTTAGGATAGTCTgcagtaaaatgcaaattagggtTTCACTCAGTACCGGCGTATTGCAACATCTGTTTATAAAAGTGTAAGAAGTGAGCAATAAACATCTTTACCCGTGAAAACcctaatttacattttagtgCAGACTAATCATCATCTTGTCCTCAGTTGTATTGTTGTATGATgtattattttagtcaatcTTCACTATTTCAGTTGGAAGAGAGTACATTCCACTTTCAAGGCTTGCTCTAATTGAGtacattttcgatctcatgttacTTAGGAAGTGTACTtagtttttaatgaaacaacctagcgtttaaattttttacctatgaaaaaacaaattaaaaatttttaaaacacccACCTGGACAATAGCACCGCAACACCCCACTTTGTACTAATGTTGTGGGAACGGGGAATGTATCGAAGAGCACCGTGTAGGGCCCCGACGAATGCCACGGTCCCGTCACTAGAACCTTGACACCGCCCTCCGGGTACGCCCATTCCGGCGAATAATCGGTGATCTTCGCCGAGCCTTCCATCGAATTGTTCGACGGGTGTTCAGCGTGGGCCTTCTCGTGTCGGTTTTCGGACGGATGAACATCTAAAAGCGCAGCTTGACCCGAATCCAAGCCCTCCAAGTCCGGGAATTCGCCCAGCATGTCGAAGGCGTCCAAATTGACAAACACATCATCGTCGACCACGTGCGTCGGCGACACCACCACGTCGCAACTGTCGATAAAGTCCATCGGGTTGATCTCCTGCGTCATGTTCTGGGGTGCACTTTGCTTCGCCGGCCGGTTGGGAGGATTGGGTTCGGAGTTGTGGCGCTGATGTCCGTTTAATTCACTTGAACACAATGGCATATTGGCCGAGAGAGTCCTCTGGATGTCCTCTTGCGACAAGTCGAgcgtttcgttaaaaaaaccACCGTTGATTATGGAAGAACCGTCGCTTTTACTGACCAAAGACCCGCTCGAATCCGTCCCCAGAAGAACAACAGTTTCGCCAAAATTGTGGTGCTTGTAATCCTCGATAACCTCCTCATGGCTCGTATCCATGTGCTTGGAAGGTGTCGAAGGGGCGCTTGACATGACCACCTCCGTCTGATGGTGCCTGCCATACGAGATCCCTTCGAACACCTGCCGGTCATTCACTTCCATCTTTTGATTCATCTTGTCTTTGGAAGAAGGGTGACAACACGAAGACGGATTCGTATCCATAACTTCCTGTTTCAAGACCAAATGGCCATTTCGCTGCTCGTTTTTGCCGCTGCGAACGAAATTCGCAACACTGACCGGAGTCACAAGATTCTGATTCGTGTTGTTTGGACTTGTTGAGTTACTACTGTTCAAGATTAGTAATCCGCCCCCGCCTTGAATCTGACTCAAACTTAGAACCAATGGTGGTGTGTTGCCCGAACTTGAACAATTCTGGTTACGCGATTCGCGCGAATAAACACGAGGCGAATTGTTGTTCAGTAGCATTGATCCGGAACCCGTCGTCGAAGAGACTTGATTGTTGTTGTCGGCACTACTTGGAGGCCTGGAATTAAGATTGGCAAAGAGTCAATTTTGGACTCTTTACGATTTAGAACGCTTTCGCTATAAAGCGAAGTCGATGAAGATCTAAGTCGTCAATTTTTGACCCTTCATTATTTAACGTATTCGCAACAGATCATTCGCTAAAGTGCGAGCATTGAGGTcttacattaaaattatattctgTTTCTTTGAAGTTATGGTTAAACGTTCTTTGCATTAGATATCGAAAACCTACTAATACACtcattagaaaataataagaattCCAAAAATTCATTCGATTTAAGGCAAATTCGCTTCTTAAAAATGTTTCGACTGCcaaaacttttagttttttagttttagaactGTTAATGAAAGCGTAGTTATAGACTTAACGATTTGAACATAGAAGCTCGCGTAAGTACCTACAGATTATTTCATGATAGACACATTATGTAAAGAggtttttttgccttttttgagAATCATTGGTAATTCCAACCTTCAGTGTGGTCATACTATTTATTGTTATGCATGTTTAGTTTGCTGATCTAAATACCagttacaaaaatacaaaatttgtgttttcgttttatttataaataaaaaaatggctatatcttgcaaaaatattaaaggaCTTGGTTGGCTGCGGTAGTGCCTGTAGACCAAATACAGGTACAggtatcaaaaatacgtgtgttaattttaacaggtaataGAGCTCAACACAtaaaacatattttctatgtgtaattttttaatcaaaatttcgcaaattcacttaaaattaaaaaaagataatgtattgaaacgtgtacccgcctatATGGGTACAAGAATAACGGtgccgaactattttcgttgtgataaaGACGggcaatttaaacaatttaaaaccaCAATGAAAATTACTGCCATGAAtgaaaactaattattatacACCGTTTACGATTGTTTCAAATTCTGACTATCCATgaaaatctgacattttatttggcaGTATTGTGAGTTGtcataagaaatttattaagttATAACTGATGCCAACCAGGATATGGTGTCACTAtgctttgttttttaataaataatgaaatacattatttattgttttgttataCTACTCATTATCGGTAGATAAAAAAGTCCGATCTTTCTTCTATCTTTCaaagctttttttaataatcaacaGAAATTACTTTGGGCATTTCAAATTAACAAGCAGTAGAACTGACAACACagcgaatttttgaaaagagaACGTCATAAAGACAGCACCTGACAGGCCAACCTAACACAAAAACATATCCACGCCTGCtgcgagttaaaaaaaatcgtgaagGGATAAGCACTGAAAAGGAGAAAGGAAaacaatgacaataataaataagaattttacaaaacGTTGTGTtcgatgagttttattacgtggtaaaattaacacacgatttgtgatacaccctgtatataataataattaatttttgccagTGTTTACTTATAAAATGCTCATTCCGGCTTCACATATCTGATAATTCAAGTTCAAACACAACTATCGCAAAGACTCCTCTCCTACAATAAATTCAAGTTATACAATTCCTGGCTTTTATTTAACGAAAAACTTTGAACaattttcgtaataaaataaaagctttttttgtcGTTTATAATTGTTTTTCCAACACTACgtttgctttttgtttttttttctgtttttcaagtaatttttCTTATGTTTAGTAGAGTACAACTTTCATACATCTCATTTCATTTGTTCACCTATTTACCTACTATTTACTTTTATGTTTATATATTAAGTTGTTTTTGTTAAGGAAATTATGTTTAGCAAGTCCAAGtgcttattaattattatttttttctacaaacacATTATAATTGGAGTTTTATCTATAtaaagtaaaaagtaaaattaaataaagtgaCTTTATCCCACTAGTGCCATAGCAACTAGTCAGATAAAGCCTTCAAAGTTTCATTTTAGGaataagaatatttttaatttaacttcaGTTAATTCCATTTTGTTAATGTAGTAATTGTGAATAAAACGTTGTATTGCATTCGTGTTTTAGTCGCATTTTATCCACTTATgaatattaaacatttttgcgtggataaaatacgtttttaaggTGACTTACAACCGACGCAAATCGGTATTGTTATAGCAACGACGCAAATCTAGCAATGTCATTCGTTGCTTCTATGCATAATAACAACGAATGACGTTGCTAGATTTACACCGTTGGTATAACAATACCGATTTGCGCCGGTCGTAAAGTTGCGCGAGTCGCAGTTGCAAAGCAGCAACGAATGACATAGCTAGATTTGCGCCGTTGCCATAACAATACCGACTTGCGTCGGTTGAAACCCAACTTGGAAACAGCccattaaaaatacaataaataataattaataataataaataataataattattaaaaaatatttcaaataggaTTACATTTAAAAGGTTTTAAGTGCGCTAAGATTTTTTTCCTCTGATAGCTACCAACTAGATGTTGGTAGTAATAAATCCCTTGATGTAAGTCAATCGATTCCAGTCGTTGCCTAACTTATTGATagtaacaaagacaaaaattttttttagatatcaTCGTTATAAGCTTTACGACTTAATGAATATGCTACATCCTAAGGAAGGATGTTAAAAACTAACCCTTCAAACTGAAAATGCCTGATTTAGAGgcaaaatttaagaaaaagtgCGATATAAAAATTGTGCCAACCCTACCTGGAATTCGAACTGGAGCTCGGAAGAGGCGACGAGACGTCTTTAGCCGACGTTATGCGTCGCATTGGATGCGAACAGCTTTTGCCATCGGCGCAAGTAGAGTCGGGACAACCGCATTCTAACTGTTTGACTAGAGCGGCTTGCCTTGCGACGCGTTGTTTTTCCATTAATTGACTAACGATGGCTTCCACAGTCTCAGCAGTCTGCAATTTGAAATTCTACTAAAATATTACACTGAATTCGAGGCTCGATTTACCGATATTTCTAATTCGTTGTTCAGGTCGGGTTCGTCTTCGCTGAAAAACATTGGTTTTAATTGGGAGACGAGTTCGTCTTTCGTCCATTCTTTCTTGTCGGCCCATAGAGCCAAACTTGGGGTTATCACGGCTAGTTTGTTGTCGTCCGGGTACGGGACGTTCAAATAATGGACTAGAACTATATCAGGGTTCTGCAAAAATTACTTGTTAGTTGTGCGAAACGACCACTAGTGCTAAACTGACCTGAAGTAGCCAATAGCACCTCCGATGAAACGTCGGCAAGATCGCTGAATGGACGTAGCAGCCGTATATGCACTGAAAGTAAACACAAAGACttgatttttaattcgaacgaaTTTTTCTACCGTCCAATCTTCGACTTTATAAAACTATTATTTGAGAATGAGCTTCGAGGAGACGGCAAAGTTGAAAATGTCTTGCCGAGAACTTATAGTTATTATGGGATTTCATTCTGACTAGAACATTTACTTTTTATGTGCTCTTTCTGCAaatagctttaaaaataattacggaGATGTACTTTTACCTCTAGCATACAGTGTAAAGCAAAATTGCGCTTTTACGGCCATACTCTTTCCGAAGTTTTACTAAGATATtagagcaaatttttaaaatgacggagagaatattaatttttagcatcgacgataaaaattatttgcaaaattactTTGGCTAAAAATGGCACTTTGTATTCCTCTCCAACGGAGACCAGTATTAagcaatttttgataaaaaagatACATGGTGCAAATAATTGACTTCTTGGTGAAATAcgtaaatgattttaaacaaaaaattctctaGATTAACGTGGCTTTTCAAGAACTGAACTTAAGGCTATTTATGTCAGCGGATTCTGACTGCTGGAATGGAAATTTCAAATATCATTTTTGGGAGCAATATAGGAGTAGCTTTGGAAATTTTACGTAAATCAAATTTCTAATTTGTGTTAAGTTAAGTTGTTGTCATATTAGTAGCCGATGTAAAAATATGTGTTTGTAGTTGGTTTCGTCAgtgtgataaataaaaaattaaaatttgagtttCTTCTAATTAACAACTGGTTATGGACCCAGTATCTGCATTTATCTAACGAAATTTGTAGAAAAGTGCTACTGGTATCAGTAAAAATGGCAACATCTTTCATCTGCCAAAAGCTTGAAGGAATTAGCAGCTACTTGGATTGGAAGTATGCAAtgaaaattcatttaattaattctgaACTGATGGATTATGTGGATGGGAAAAAGGATAAAAAGCTAGAGATAAAGGTTTTGGTAGCAATTGTCTTTGGTGTCAAATCACATATATTCACGAAAATTAGAGAACTGAAAACTGGAAAAGAAGTTTAAGACAGGCTGAAGAAAATTTATGAATTCTAAGGCTTAAGAATTGCATCTTTAACAGAAACGTTAGTTTTGATTCGTTATGCTAACTGTAAAGAAATGAATGATTTAAATCAAGAAATGAAAAGTGAGCAACTCAAGGGAATCGACAGTGAAATAAAGGAAGGTGTTTTTGCTACTCTAATCTTCATTAGTCTACCAGAACATTTCAAGCCATTAATTATAACACTAGAGACACTATGACTATGGTTCTTTCTGTATGGATAACTGGTACATCGATCCTGGTGAATCAACTTATTTAACTGGTTGTAAAGATTGGTTaacaaatgtcaaaaaattataaggtGATAACAGtagtttcaaaaaaacaatttgaaatCTGAGCCATTGGAGAggctttaattattttggatGTTATGGTAAGAAGATTGAAACTTCAATAAAGTAAGTGTAAGAAAAGAAGATATGAAGATTCGAGAAACGAAGACAGAAAGACTAATAGCTTGTTGAAGAGAAATGATGATTTACACGAAAGATGAGGAAACTGAGAATAAAAGAAATTTGGCATAGTAGATTGGCTCAC
Coding sequences:
- the Camta gene encoding calmodulin-binding transcription activator 2 isoform X2, whose amino-acid sequence is MASPAVFCVNLQLNPNNSISSQVKETKNDKPMHNTNAKLVRALTNNLTESRPSGAEVNRGNIIFVRGAKTSDGGHILLRTDSLPTSKTTSLVLEESDHGKLGQIFIQQSDIGEGVLLQSVKRLGGGTPIFLLSGNDNGNGHFLIQTTSAEDVHSVADIGEEQPGDNILLQALEGLHDNETSNGRGISTPIGSDGEPIKLPENLESLPRADHFPTQRHRWNTNEEIAAILISFDRHAEWQSKEVKIRPKSGSMLLYSRKKVRYRRDGYCWKKRKDGKTTREDHMKLKVQGTECIYGCYVHSAILPTFHRRCYWLLQNPDIVLVHYLNVPYPDDNKLAVITPSLALWADKKEWTKDELVSQLKPMFFSEDEPDLNNELEISTAETVEAIVSQLMEKQRVARQAALVKQLECGCPDSTCADGKSCSHPMRRITSAKDVSSPLPSSSSNSRPPSSADNNNQVSSTTGSGSMLLNNNSPRVYSRESRNQNCSSSGNTPPLVLSLSQIQGGGGLLILNSSNSTSPNNTNQNLVTPVSVANFVRSGKNEQRNGHLVLKQEVMDTNPSSCCHPSSKDKMNQKMEVNDRQVFEGISYGRHHQTEVVMSSAPSTPSKHMDTSHEEVIEDYKHHNFGETVVLLGTDSSGSLVSKSDGSSIINGGFFNETLDLSQEDIQRTLSANMPLCSSELNGHQRHNSEPNPPNRPAKQSAPQNMTQEINPMDFIDSCDVVVSPTHVVDDDVFVNLDAFDMLGEFPDLEGLDSGQAALLDVHPSENRHEKAHAEHPSNNSMEGSAKITDYSPEWAYPEGGVKVLVTGPWHSSGPYTVLFDTFPVPTTLVQSGVLRCYCPAHEAGLATLQVACDGYVISNSVIFEYKLPPREEQVAAPEPKIERSNDNLLKFTLLQRLEAMDDRLQIKQEPTDGSDCVEDTALFCQANFEDRLVGFCQNMTSRIWSQGEELSVSWFASHRGMTLLHLAASLGYSRLVCALLHWRAENSSLLLETEVDALSQDEDGYTPLMWACARGHTETAIMLYKWNHTALNMKNTSNQTALECAKSNNHNELVKELEKLELRRDKANMMLHNSFSTESPTVISPASSVASLNSSKSHDGVFLRPGAVTRSESQKYKMLNIDLDSDNIIGSKPSPLLSDSSASTRGSNGQKLIKRPSIDSGIHMSCGSSESTKSKNSRLFSSRLSKFDRSMSLPLSTRENSFDSEPPESGRRMDFALCEIGSGPRSSSPLIDVEAVSDDESDIHNSTVGEQDARVLTLAEQIIAAMPDRIKNESEDMLLDTSPGPPEPNDTLSDVFMEPLLDQSSSSFESNEFNFEFSDHNYRYYDVGTPCSSLSPASSSCLQSPCSFTLDSPSPPPTTADFCEFFQASGSLFEKDFSNLTLSDREQRELYEAAKIIQKAYRSYKGRLQQEQDKERTAAIVIQNYYRRYKQYAYYKQMTHAAMVIQNGYRSYCEHKRFKKSQEAAVCIQNYYRNYKEQGGRGSREGTPASGLKRTYSQRRQHQAARKIQQFMRQSKNKLQRERAERERQGGPLADAHQRSLSQGDSCTCIGPNNRSGSTNFLEDQRNISERK